In Hypomesus transpacificus isolate Combined female unplaced genomic scaffold, fHypTra1 scaffold_340, whole genome shotgun sequence, one genomic interval encodes:
- the LOC124464446 gene encoding calsenilin-like isoform X2 has product MSVRWETEGLQTVGIVCLVFMFLKLMHLLGLIDITETDSSDSDLELSTVRHQPEGLDQLQTQTKFTKKELQSLYRGFKNECPSGLVDEETFKTIYSQFFPQGDATTYAHFLFNAFDMDRNGSIRFEDFVIGLSVLLRGSVIEKLNWAFNLYDINKDGYITKEEMLAIMKSIYDMMGRYTYPSVRDEAPSEHVDKFFQKMDRNRDGVVTIEEFIETCQKDENIMNSMQLFENVI; this is encoded by the exons atgagtgTGAGGTGGGAGACGGAAGGACTGCAGACAGTGGGCATCGTCTGTCTGGTCTTCATGTTCCTGAAACTGATGCACCTGCTGGGCCTCATTGACATCACAGAGACGG ACAGCAGTGACAGTGATCTAGAGTTGTCCACAGTGCGTCACCAGCCGGAGGGGCTGGACCAGCTGCAGACGCAGACCAAGTTCACCAAGAAGGAGCTGCAGTCTCTTTACAGAGGGTTCAAGAAT GAGTGTCCTAGTGGCTTGGTTGATGAGGAGACTTTCAAGACCATCTATTCTCAATTCTTTCCCCAAGGAG atGCCACCACCTATGCTCACTTCCTTTTCAATGCGTTTGACATGGACAGGAATGGCTCAATCCGCTTTGAGGACTTTGTGATTGGCTTGTCTGTGTTGCTGAGGGGCTCAGTCATTGAGAAGTTGAACTGGGCTTTCAACCTGTACGACATTAACAAGGATGGATACATCACCAAGGAG GAGATGCTGGCGATTATGAAGTCAATCTATGACATGATGGGTCGATACACTTACCCCAGCGTCCGGGATGAGGCTCCGTCTGAGCATGTGGACAAGTTCTTTCAg AAAAtggacagaaacagagatggtGTGGTGACCATTGAGGAGTTCATAGAAACTTGCCAGAAG gaCGAGAACATCATGAACTCCATGCAACTCTTCGAGAACGTAATCTAG
- the LOC124464446 gene encoding calsenilin-like isoform X1 yields MSVRWETEGLQTVGIVCLVFMFLKLMHLLGLIDITETDDSSDSDLELSTVRHQPEGLDQLQTQTKFTKKELQSLYRGFKNECPSGLVDEETFKTIYSQFFPQGDATTYAHFLFNAFDMDRNGSIRFEDFVIGLSVLLRGSVIEKLNWAFNLYDINKDGYITKEEMLAIMKSIYDMMGRYTYPSVRDEAPSEHVDKFFQKMDRNRDGVVTIEEFIETCQKDENIMNSMQLFENVI; encoded by the exons atgagtgTGAGGTGGGAGACGGAAGGACTGCAGACAGTGGGCATCGTCTGTCTGGTCTTCATGTTCCTGAAACTGATGCACCTGCTGGGCCTCATTGACATCACAGAGACGG ATG ACAGCAGTGACAGTGATCTAGAGTTGTCCACAGTGCGTCACCAGCCGGAGGGGCTGGACCAGCTGCAGACGCAGACCAAGTTCACCAAGAAGGAGCTGCAGTCTCTTTACAGAGGGTTCAAGAAT GAGTGTCCTAGTGGCTTGGTTGATGAGGAGACTTTCAAGACCATCTATTCTCAATTCTTTCCCCAAGGAG atGCCACCACCTATGCTCACTTCCTTTTCAATGCGTTTGACATGGACAGGAATGGCTCAATCCGCTTTGAGGACTTTGTGATTGGCTTGTCTGTGTTGCTGAGGGGCTCAGTCATTGAGAAGTTGAACTGGGCTTTCAACCTGTACGACATTAACAAGGATGGATACATCACCAAGGAG GAGATGCTGGCGATTATGAAGTCAATCTATGACATGATGGGTCGATACACTTACCCCAGCGTCCGGGATGAGGCTCCGTCTGAGCATGTGGACAAGTTCTTTCAg AAAAtggacagaaacagagatggtGTGGTGACCATTGAGGAGTTCATAGAAACTTGCCAGAAG gaCGAGAACATCATGAACTCCATGCAACTCTTCGAGAACGTAATCTAG